The following are encoded together in the Methanosarcina flavescens genome:
- a CDS encoding methanogenesis marker 15 protein, with amino-acid sequence MSAQKSGVVKIALVSCGSEYAGVQPEFEEAAAKVNAKFVFPEVDIASIDTIGRDFGLEVASGDLRLMMARAKAVVEGTTNVDGVFITTCFRCAEGAIVRNEIRRYIFRHSRIPVISYSFTESTKAGTLLTRLEALTTIVRRRHLLTREVQTGLTAGIDSGSTTTKAVIMRDNKIIGKGWVPTTKVLESAEEAYSIALKEAGVSREEIQALGTTGYGRFLIGNHFKAQLIQEEITVNSKGAVYLADKQKGPATVIDIGGMDNKAISVEDGIPGMFTMGGICAGASGRFFEMISKRLGVDITELGALAVKGMHERVSMNSYCIVFGIQSLVTSLAKGSTPEDVAAAACYSVVEQIYEQQLQEVDVREPLILVGGSSLIEGVPKALGRLLKIDVLVPKDSHLIGAVGAALLASGYVEE; translated from the coding sequence ATGAGCGCTCAAAAATCCGGGGTTGTAAAGATTGCGCTGGTTTCCTGTGGCTCTGAGTATGCTGGAGTTCAGCCCGAGTTTGAAGAAGCTGCAGCTAAAGTGAATGCAAAATTTGTTTTCCCTGAGGTTGATATTGCATCTATAGATACTATAGGCAGGGATTTCGGGCTTGAGGTTGCAAGCGGGGACCTAAGGCTTATGATGGCCAGGGCAAAGGCTGTCGTCGAAGGCACAACCAATGTGGATGGAGTTTTTATTACTACCTGCTTCCGCTGTGCCGAAGGGGCTATTGTACGAAATGAGATCAGAAGGTACATCTTCAGGCACTCCAGAATCCCGGTAATCAGTTACTCATTTACTGAAAGCACAAAGGCAGGTACCCTGCTCACGCGTCTGGAAGCCCTGACCACGATTGTCAGACGCAGGCACCTCCTTACAAGGGAGGTTCAGACAGGACTGACTGCGGGAATAGATTCTGGGTCGACAACTACAAAAGCCGTGATAATGAGGGATAACAAAATAATAGGCAAGGGATGGGTACCCACAACAAAAGTCCTTGAAAGCGCCGAAGAGGCGTACTCTATTGCCCTGAAAGAAGCCGGGGTCTCCAGGGAAGAAATCCAGGCTCTGGGTACTACCGGATACGGACGCTTCCTTATAGGGAACCATTTTAAAGCTCAGCTTATCCAGGAAGAAATTACCGTCAATTCGAAAGGAGCAGTCTATCTTGCAGACAAGCAGAAAGGCCCTGCAACCGTTATTGATATAGGTGGTATGGACAACAAGGCAATCTCGGTTGAAGACGGAATACCCGGAATGTTTACAATGGGCGGGATCTGTGCAGGTGCCTCAGGACGTTTCTTTGAAATGATCTCAAAACGGCTTGGGGTAGACATCACCGAACTCGGAGCCCTGGCAGTCAAAGGGATGCACGAAAGGGTATCCATGAACAGCTACTGTATAGTCTTCGGAATCCAGTCCCTTGTAACTTCCCTTGCTAAAGGATCTACACCTGAAGACGTGGCGGCTGCGGCTTGTTACAGCGTGGTGGAACAGATCTACGAGCAGCAGTTGCAGGAAGTGGATGTAAGAGAACCGTTGATTCTTGTGGGCGGCTCATCCCTGATTGAAGGAGTTCCAAAAGCCCTGGGAAGGCTCCTCAAGATCGATGTCCTCGTGCCCAAAGATTCTCACCTTATAGGAGCAGTAGGAGCAGCTTTGCTTGCTTCAGGATATGTAGAGGAGTGA
- a CDS encoding methanogenesis marker 17 protein, which yields MDSLEVFAVESAIASEQEFYRKIIEDNMASLRLAPAIGRIKVVLRPEDSLFQMAIILRDVGTRDTTIDIADVEAKPVAGEIIISIKKEQYIPELLGKLWERYGRANISQPDRWTVAISTDRPEEEASFLKDMIVTDPRHRLHENLVDFAIRITPEGFRVRYHLYKGNKFIFVASEEALKHEWIEETKTMLEKLMEGGKT from the coding sequence ATGGATTCGCTTGAGGTTTTTGCTGTCGAGTCCGCAATCGCTTCTGAGCAGGAATTTTACAGGAAAATAATCGAAGACAACATGGCAAGTCTCAGGCTTGCCCCGGCAATAGGGAGAATAAAGGTTGTACTGAGACCTGAAGACTCCCTCTTTCAAATGGCAATCATCCTTAGGGACGTAGGAACCAGAGATACAACAATTGATATTGCCGATGTAGAAGCAAAACCGGTTGCAGGCGAGATAATAATCTCAATAAAGAAAGAGCAATATATCCCGGAGCTACTGGGAAAACTCTGGGAACGTTACGGGAGAGCTAATATCAGCCAGCCTGATCGCTGGACTGTGGCCATAAGTACGGACAGGCCAGAGGAAGAAGCGAGTTTTCTTAAAGATATGATTGTCACAGACCCCAGGCACAGACTTCATGAGAATCTTGTTGATTTTGCAATCCGCATTACTCCCGAGGGCTTCAGAGTTCGTTATCACCTGTATAAAGGCAACAAGTTTATTTTCGTAGCGTCCGAGGAAGCATTAAAACATGAATGGATCGAAGAAACAAAAACAATGCTCGAGAAATTGATGGAAGGAGGGAAAACGTAA
- a CDS encoding methanogenesis marker 7 protein: MAVFKPYLYTGGVHKHGLLIELLEDLGGYIIQKVVTGTEVNLIMLIPEKDIPVVKKLSDELLGIMVEAPLTGVEIAVVSPTLASHHLPHSACDVAEYLRHPGANTNMIGLARGMGRRVSLSMDYERKLINEHDIAVFTFGSFSDCIINKKPKLFEGIEIPIVVTGGPDLKTEEVAGADLYVGNIGRTSHRLRKAEEINALEKLNEGVGKIADNIRKQQAKDPLAVLPARVMKEIENQVPEIRTVLSPAPLTLQLNGLRVKLPYDEFHERIEKLEFDEGVTLSELASISKSKMKNYILIKIKSKSDVGFAI; the protein is encoded by the coding sequence ATGGCTGTATTCAAACCCTACCTTTACACAGGTGGTGTCCACAAGCATGGGCTTTTAATCGAGCTGCTGGAAGATTTGGGAGGCTACATAATCCAGAAAGTGGTCACAGGGACTGAAGTAAATCTCATAATGCTTATCCCTGAAAAAGATATCCCAGTAGTAAAAAAGCTATCTGACGAACTGTTAGGGATAATGGTAGAAGCTCCCCTGACCGGAGTTGAGATTGCAGTTGTTTCCCCTACCCTTGCCTCTCATCACCTTCCGCACTCAGCCTGTGACGTAGCCGAGTACCTCCGCCACCCTGGAGCCAACACGAACATGATAGGCCTTGCAAGGGGGATGGGGCGCAGAGTGTCTCTGTCTATGGATTATGAAAGAAAACTGATAAATGAGCACGATATTGCAGTTTTCACATTCGGGTCTTTCAGTGACTGTATAATAAACAAGAAGCCAAAACTCTTTGAAGGCATAGAAATCCCGATCGTGGTAACAGGTGGGCCTGACCTGAAAACCGAGGAAGTTGCCGGAGCAGATCTCTATGTTGGGAATATCGGAAGGACTTCCCACAGACTAAGGAAAGCAGAAGAAATTAACGCCCTTGAAAAACTCAATGAAGGGGTTGGGAAAATTGCTGACAATATCCGTAAGCAACAAGCAAAAGATCCCCTCGCAGTGCTTCCTGCCAGAGTTATGAAAGAGATTGAAAACCAGGTTCCTGAAATCCGAACTGTACTTTCGCCAGCCCCACTTACCCTTCAGCTCAATGGGTTAAGAGTCAAACTGCCTTATGATGAATTCCATGAAAGGATTGAGAAACTTGAATTTGATGAAGGGGTCACACTTTCCGAACTCGCAAGTATTTCAAAATCAAAAATGAAAAATTATATATTGATAAAAATCAAATCTAAGTCTGACGTTGGTTTTGCAATTTGA
- a CDS encoding carboxymuconolactone decarboxylase family protein, producing MELEDIVEILKEDPERAVPELLEDVRNQYGEVPYIMNFMKDLPEIFIPKTLYDNSIMREFKNLDPETVELISIGVASALRCEHCLKMHIRIAKRRGIKKEKIFYAIMIGASISNAAVLAESTRALASEFPGDGCEEEEEEKHCPDPNCEICDISRATLK from the coding sequence ATGGAGCTTGAGGATATTGTGGAAATTTTGAAAGAGGACCCTGAGAGAGCCGTTCCTGAACTCCTTGAGGATGTCCGGAATCAGTATGGCGAAGTTCCTTACATCATGAACTTCATGAAGGACCTTCCGGAGATTTTTATTCCAAAAACGCTTTATGATAACTCCATAATGAGGGAATTTAAGAATCTTGACCCGGAGACGGTGGAACTTATTTCCATAGGTGTGGCTTCTGCTCTTCGCTGTGAGCATTGCCTGAAAATGCACATTAGAATTGCAAAAAGAAGAGGGATAAAAAAAGAAAAGATATTTTACGCCATTATGATAGGAGCATCCATTTCCAATGCTGCCGTGCTTGCCGAAAGTACAAGGGCGCTTGCATCAGAATTCCCGGGTGATGGATGTGAGGAAGAGGAAGAAGAAAAACACTGTCCTGATCCCAACTGTGAGATATGTGACATCTCCAGAGCAACTCTTAAATGA
- a CDS encoding matrixin family metalloprotease yields the protein MVPILPAVSAASNANQERILDYPWDHSPITVYIDNTNVPEHYSPTYYTQIEKAMEYWEKGGNGNLKYKPVFEFVDSKDADIRIKWVENLESVEGAPSGVAGYASPTVSDGRFVRVDIVLEVGNYKGKAWRQYGDATMLSIAKHEFGHALGLGHSSNRRDIMYPEYELRDNINPLLLSKYGNVLRLASFAALAVLLYLGVSWLHSRKKRKTLEEKYFK from the coding sequence ATGGTACCTATTTTACCCGCTGTTTCGGCTGCATCCAATGCAAATCAAGAAAGGATTCTGGACTATCCGTGGGACCATTCCCCTATTACTGTATATATAGATAACACCAATGTTCCCGAACACTATAGCCCTACCTATTATACACAGATAGAAAAGGCTATGGAATACTGGGAGAAAGGAGGAAATGGAAACCTGAAATACAAACCTGTTTTCGAATTTGTTGATTCGAAAGATGCTGATATCAGGATAAAATGGGTAGAAAACCTGGAAAGTGTTGAAGGAGCTCCCTCAGGCGTAGCCGGTTATGCAAGCCCCACGGTATCTGATGGGCGATTTGTACGGGTGGATATAGTTCTTGAGGTCGGAAACTACAAGGGGAAAGCCTGGCGTCAGTACGGGGATGCTACAATGCTCTCTATTGCAAAACACGAATTTGGACATGCCCTCGGCCTGGGTCACAGCAGCAACAGGCGAGATATAATGTATCCCGAGTATGAGCTGAGAGATAACATAAATCCTCTCCTCCTGAGCAAGTACGGCAATGTACTGCGTCTAGCAAGTTTTGCAGCTCTGGCAGTTCTCCTCTATCTCGGAGTAAGCTGGCTGCACAGCAGGAAAAAAAGGAAAACACTTGAGGAGAAATATTTCAAGTAA
- a CDS encoding NUDIX hydrolase: protein MNLEKPYIVSIYAILRNEKGEFLLLRRSENSHSNPGKWDLPGGKLVRGEPLEEAVVREVWEETGISIVPGDIAGYATFELPEKKVIAIIYNGGYVIADVKLSHEHVEYTWSSLNNILGMDTLPDHFKEFFKRFATENKEPPELPI, encoded by the coding sequence ATGAATCTGGAGAAACCTTACATCGTTTCTATATATGCCATTCTCCGGAATGAGAAAGGCGAATTCCTGCTTCTCAGGCGGTCGGAAAACTCTCACAGCAATCCGGGAAAATGGGATCTGCCAGGGGGAAAGCTGGTCCGTGGGGAACCCCTTGAAGAAGCTGTTGTGCGGGAAGTCTGGGAAGAGACCGGGATTTCAATCGTGCCTGGAGATATCGCAGGATATGCCACCTTTGAGCTTCCGGAAAAAAAGGTAATTGCTATAATATATAATGGAGGATATGTTATTGCTGATGTAAAATTGAGTCACGAGCATGTGGAATATACATGGAGTTCTCTTAATAACATCCTGGGAATGGATACTCTTCCTGACCATTTCAAAGAATTCTTTAAGAGATTCGCCACGGAAAATAAAGAACCTCCAGAACTGCCTATTTAA
- a CDS encoding aldehyde ferredoxin oxidoreductase family protein, whose protein sequence is MDGWAGKTVYVDLSSGSVKTFRTEESLIRKYLGGRGLGVKLLTELTDPDNDPLGPENPLIFTSGPLSGLAPMASGAVLTSKSPLTGTIFSWNVSGGFGRELRKAGIDALIISGKAERPSYIEIGEENVEILSAGQLWGKNVRACTEALKEKGSVACIGRAGEKQVLISSFVVDFLNSGRGGLGAVAGSKMLKAVVVRGETELLPSDPYRFRELETKVLKLFDASPVLSKGLANYGTCALVKLLDYMDLIPTRNFSKRGTSFADAFSGESIKSAFELEKESCPGCPLGCKKKIKGTGQIVPDYDSLWAFGFNLENPDLISVLRADRICKDYGLDPVSVGSVLGACSELKPGIIESKGLESLLLEIGEGRKMGSGAKRYLSGIEREDLSMDVKGLELGGFDPRGVKGQALAYATSSHGGDYLTAFMVGPEVLGKPVNLDRLSLKGKTGILQVFENLTAVLDSFVFCPFSGLALTEELGSSLLLSGTGIEISPAELLKVGERIYNLERIYNLKAGFTCEDDTLPKRLFENGGENEGYRLSRQEFKATLQEYYHYRGWDDEGVPRLEKLKELGLNF, encoded by the coding sequence ATGGATGGCTGGGCAGGAAAAACAGTATATGTAGACCTTAGTTCAGGATCGGTGAAGACCTTCAGGACTGAAGAAAGTTTAATTAGAAAATATCTGGGCGGCAGAGGACTTGGGGTAAAACTGCTTACTGAACTTACAGATCCTGATAATGATCCTCTTGGCCCGGAGAATCCATTAATTTTTACTTCCGGACCTCTTTCTGGTCTTGCTCCAATGGCTTCTGGAGCAGTCCTGACATCGAAGTCGCCGCTGACAGGTACAATATTTAGCTGGAATGTGAGTGGGGGCTTCGGGAGAGAACTCCGGAAAGCCGGAATTGACGCCCTGATCATTTCCGGAAAGGCAGAAAGACCTTCATATATAGAGATTGGGGAGGAAAATGTTGAAATCTTGTCGGCAGGACAGCTCTGGGGAAAGAATGTCAGGGCATGTACTGAAGCTCTTAAGGAAAAAGGCAGCGTAGCCTGTATAGGCAGGGCAGGAGAGAAACAGGTTCTTATTTCTTCATTTGTTGTAGACTTTCTTAACAGCGGAAGAGGGGGTCTTGGTGCGGTTGCAGGCTCAAAGATGCTCAAAGCCGTGGTCGTGAGAGGAGAAACCGAACTTTTACCTTCCGATCCATATAGATTCCGGGAGCTTGAGACAAAAGTATTGAAACTTTTTGATGCGAGCCCCGTGTTATCTAAAGGACTTGCAAATTACGGCACATGCGCTCTTGTAAAATTACTGGATTATATGGATCTCATCCCAACAAGAAACTTTTCCAAGAGAGGAACTTCTTTTGCAGATGCGTTTTCAGGAGAGAGTATCAAATCCGCTTTTGAGCTTGAAAAAGAGAGCTGCCCTGGCTGTCCCCTGGGCTGCAAGAAAAAGATTAAAGGAACGGGGCAGATTGTGCCTGATTATGATTCCCTCTGGGCATTCGGGTTTAACCTTGAAAACCCTGACCTGATTTCGGTGCTGAGAGCGGACAGGATATGCAAGGATTACGGGCTTGATCCGGTCTCGGTAGGTTCCGTGCTCGGTGCGTGCTCAGAACTCAAGCCTGGAATAATAGAATCTAAAGGATTGGAATCCCTGCTCCTGGAAATCGGGGAAGGGAGAAAAATGGGGAGCGGAGCCAAAAGATATCTTTCAGGCATTGAGAGAGAGGATTTAAGCATGGATGTGAAGGGGCTTGAACTCGGAGGCTTTGATCCACGAGGAGTAAAGGGACAGGCACTGGCTTATGCCACATCCAGCCACGGTGGAGACTACCTGACTGCTTTCATGGTAGGACCCGAGGTGCTTGGAAAACCTGTGAATCTTGACCGCCTGAGCCTCAAAGGAAAAACAGGTATCCTTCAGGTATTTGAAAACCTGACTGCTGTGCTTGACTCTTTTGTATTCTGTCCCTTCTCAGGTCTTGCCCTTACTGAAGAACTCGGTTCATCTCTCCTGCTTTCGGGAACAGGTATAGAAATATCACCTGCAGAACTCCTGAAGGTTGGAGAAAGAATCTATAATCTTGAAAGAATTTATAACCTTAAAGCAGGGTTTACCTGCGAAGATGACACCCTTCCTAAGAGGTTGTTTGAAAACGGGGGAGAGAATGAAGGATATAGACTTTCCAGGCAGGAGTTTAAAGCTACGCTTCAGGAGTACTACCATTACCGCGGCTGGGATGATGAAGGAGTACCCAGGTTGGAGAAATTAAAAGAGCTTGGACTCAATTTTTGA
- a CDS encoding translation initiation factor IF-5A, translated as MKQQVEVKDLKEGKYVIIDDETCVIKSITKSKPGKHGAAKARVEAIGLFDGQKRSYIGSVANKIYVPIVERKTAQVISITGDIAQLMDMGDFSTFEIVIPDEYKDKVKEGEEVSYITALGKIKLDIRT; from the coding sequence ATGAAACAGCAGGTAGAAGTAAAAGATCTCAAAGAAGGGAAATACGTAATTATTGATGACGAAACATGCGTCATAAAGAGCATTACAAAATCCAAACCGGGAAAGCATGGAGCTGCAAAGGCAAGGGTAGAGGCTATCGGCCTCTTTGATGGCCAGAAGCGTTCCTACATAGGTTCCGTTGCAAACAAAATCTATGTCCCGATCGTGGAAAGAAAAACCGCGCAGGTAATCTCGATTACTGGTGACATTGCCCAGCTCATGGACATGGGAGACTTCTCAACCTTTGAGATTGTAATCCCCGATGAGTACAAGGATAAGGTCAAAGAGGGTGAGGAAGTTTCTTACATCACAGCCCTCGGCAAGATCAAACTCGACATAAGGACTTAA
- the speB gene encoding agmatinase, whose translation MFLPNSFIDALADYESARYVIFGVPFDNTSSYRAGSRWAPDAMRQVSANFESYNPTFDIDLVDLPIYDAGNLETSASVDETLENLYEATKDLLKDGKLPIMLGGEHSLTFAMAKACAEIAGEDFGILILDAHFDLREEYRGFKHNHACVSRNILNEVTENLVSIGIRSGPEEEWVFARENNLKYYTADDVESTGMVEILKEALEWLDCSQLYLSLDMDAIDPAYAPGLGTPEPFGLSARDVRTAIRTLAPFSMAFDVVEIAPEYDSGQTAMLGAKLMREFIASHAKSRIKA comes from the coding sequence ATGTTTTTACCCAATTCCTTTATAGATGCTCTTGCAGACTATGAGTCTGCTCGTTATGTTATCTTCGGTGTGCCTTTTGACAACACCTCTTCTTACAGGGCAGGCAGCCGTTGGGCTCCAGATGCAATGCGGCAGGTTTCTGCAAATTTTGAGAGTTATAACCCGACTTTCGACATAGATCTTGTGGACCTACCTATCTATGATGCCGGAAACCTGGAAACCTCAGCCTCGGTTGACGAGACCCTGGAAAACCTCTACGAAGCTACAAAAGACCTCCTGAAAGATGGAAAGCTTCCCATTATGCTTGGAGGAGAGCATTCCCTGACCTTTGCTATGGCAAAGGCCTGTGCCGAAATTGCAGGAGAGGATTTCGGAATACTCATTCTGGATGCTCATTTCGACCTGAGGGAAGAGTACAGGGGTTTTAAGCATAACCATGCCTGCGTGTCCAGAAATATTCTCAATGAGGTTACAGAGAACCTGGTCTCTATAGGCATAAGAAGCGGTCCTGAAGAAGAGTGGGTTTTTGCCAGGGAAAATAACCTGAAATACTATACAGCCGATGATGTGGAATCCACAGGTATGGTAGAGATCCTTAAAGAAGCTCTCGAATGGCTTGACTGCAGCCAGCTATATCTTTCCCTTGACATGGATGCAATAGATCCGGCTTATGCCCCCGGTTTGGGCACGCCTGAACCTTTCGGCCTGAGTGCAAGGGACGTAAGGACTGCAATAAGGACGCTTGCTCCTTTCTCAATGGCTTTTGATGTTGTAGAAATTGCCCCTGAATATGATTCCGGTCAAACCGCCATGCTCGGGGCGAAACTGATGAGGGAGTTTATTGCTTCCCATGCGAAAAGCCGTATAAAAGCATAA
- a CDS encoding MM0924 family protein, producing the protein MQSFIVENLRGEVIDVYCGGPDVFSGSVESCADNVLCLEQNGRYTYIAMDKIIAVWRAQTP; encoded by the coding sequence ATGCAGTCTTTTATAGTGGAAAACCTTCGAGGTGAGGTTATAGATGTCTACTGTGGGGGTCCAGATGTCTTTAGCGGAAGCGTAGAAAGCTGCGCAGACAATGTGCTCTGTCTTGAACAGAATGGAAGGTATACGTATATAGCAATGGATAAAATCATAGCTGTATGGCGTGCACAAACTCCATAA
- a CDS encoding MM0924 family protein, with amino-acid sequence MMQSFIVEHYLNKDVDVYCGGPDVFRGNVVACADNVLTLDSEGKLTHIAIDKIIALWGQ; translated from the coding sequence ATGATGCAATCATTTATAGTAGAACATTATCTAAATAAGGATGTAGATGTTTACTGTGGTGGGCCTGACGTTTTCAGGGGAAATGTAGTAGCCTGTGCCGATAATGTATTGACGCTTGATAGTGAAGGGAAACTTACCCATATAGCAATCGACAAAATAATAGCCCTGTGGGGTCAATAA
- a CDS encoding P-II family nitrogen regulator, with protein sequence MCNKSEFVLIVTIVKKGWGDEVIKASRKAGAQGGTILFGRGTGIHENKKILGLMIEPEKEIVLTIAKSDIEDDIRNSIIEAINLNEPGTGIGFVVSLDKVFGICHPFYEMGCPEKET encoded by the coding sequence ATGTGCAATAAGAGTGAGTTTGTGTTAATAGTAACAATTGTCAAAAAGGGCTGGGGCGATGAGGTTATTAAAGCCTCAAGAAAAGCCGGTGCTCAGGGGGGAACAATCTTATTTGGTCGTGGTACAGGGATTCATGAAAATAAAAAAATTCTTGGCTTGATGATTGAACCGGAAAAAGAAATTGTACTTACAATAGCCAAGTCAGATATTGAAGATGATATTAGGAATAGTATTATTGAGGCTATAAACCTTAACGAACCCGGAACTGGCATAGGATTTGTAGTTTCCCTGGATAAAGTATTTGGGATTTGTCATCCTTTTTATGAAATGGGGTGTCCTGAGAAAGAAACCTGA
- a CDS encoding DUF1538 domain-containing protein has protein sequence MSLSIGGILPVILEVIQSIAPLIIFFTVFQILYLKLPPSQLVKLYTGLAFTAIGLILFLYGIYNGFLPAGTKIGEFFGDSRRNFLIPIGFILGLLATLAEPSVRVLCYQVEVSSNGYIRSNLMLYTLSLAVALFAAITMAKIVYRIPFLYIIVPGYLFALVLLWLCDRDFIGIAFDAGGAVTGPMAVSFLMSMAVGVATAYEGADPVADGFGLIAMIALAPIIFVMLLGVYIRFNGGIKNVQ, from the coding sequence ATGAGTTTGAGCATAGGAGGAATTTTACCTGTAATTTTAGAAGTTATTCAGTCAATTGCTCCTCTAATAATTTTCTTCACAGTATTCCAGATATTGTACTTAAAATTGCCACCGTCACAGTTGGTGAAACTTTATACAGGGTTAGCTTTCACTGCAATAGGTCTGATTTTGTTTCTTTATGGAATCTATAATGGCTTTCTTCCTGCGGGAACGAAAATAGGCGAATTTTTTGGTGATTCTAGAAGAAATTTCTTGATCCCCATAGGTTTTATCCTCGGTTTACTTGCTACTCTTGCAGAACCTTCTGTAAGAGTATTATGTTATCAGGTCGAGGTGTCTTCCAATGGGTATATAAGATCAAATCTTATGCTTTACACGCTTTCCTTAGCAGTTGCCCTGTTTGCTGCTATTACAATGGCAAAAATTGTCTATAGAATTCCATTCCTGTACATAATAGTTCCAGGTTATTTATTTGCCCTTGTTCTATTATGGCTTTGTGACAGAGATTTTATAGGTATAGCGTTCGATGCAGGAGGAGCTGTAACAGGTCCGATGGCTGTATCTTTTCTTATGTCTATGGCTGTAGGAGTAGCTACAGCATATGAGGGTGCAGACCCTGTAGCAGACGGCTTCGGTCTGATCGCAATGATAGCACTCGCACCTATTATTTTTGTTATGTTGCTGGGTGTTTATATAAGATTTAATGGAGGTATAAAAAATGTGCAATAA
- a CDS encoding DUF1538 domain-containing protein codes for MTNIIKETFQEVAQAVFPLALAIGLLLILFVGISWNDLISFLIATAITAIGMIFFLTGVKVSMLPIGVAIGGDLPKHNSLGFIALAVFLFSFFVTIAEPNVIVLINLVDSALQGSIDNNLLLFSIAFGVGFLMAIAILRIIYGTPIRYLFAAIYSFILVLSFFVPADFLAISFDSGSVTTGAIIVPVLMGLGVGVASVLQDRSELDGFGLIGLATTGPILSLMLLGVLSS; via the coding sequence ATGACTAATATTATTAAAGAAACTTTTCAGGAAGTAGCCCAAGCGGTCTTTCCCTTAGCGCTAGCAATAGGGTTGCTGCTGATTTTGTTCGTCGGTATAAGTTGGAACGATCTTATTTCCTTTTTAATAGCTACGGCAATAACTGCAATAGGAATGATTTTTTTTCTAACGGGGGTTAAGGTAAGTATGCTCCCGATAGGAGTGGCAATTGGAGGTGACTTGCCTAAGCATAACTCACTGGGGTTCATTGCATTAGCAGTATTTTTATTCTCATTCTTTGTAACCATTGCGGAACCCAATGTAATTGTTTTAATTAACTTGGTTGATTCAGCTCTGCAGGGTAGCATAGATAACAATTTACTGTTATTCTCCATAGCTTTTGGAGTAGGTTTCCTTATGGCTATTGCCATTCTGAGGATAATCTATGGAACTCCGATCAGATATTTATTTGCTGCAATTTATTCATTTATACTCGTGCTGTCCTTCTTCGTACCTGCTGATTTCCTGGCAATCTCCTTTGATTCCGGAAGCGTAACTACCGGGGCTATAATTGTGCCTGTGCTTATGGGACTTGGAGTCGGGGTAGCTTCAGTATTGCAGGATAGATCTGAACTGGATGGATTTGGGCTTATAGGCTTGGCGACTACAGGTCCCATACTGAGTCTCATGCTTCTGGGGGTTCTATCTTCATGA